One segment of Aquimarina sp. BL5 DNA contains the following:
- the dnaJ gene encoding molecular chaperone DnaJ — MKEDFYDILGLSKNATGAEIKKAYRKKAIEYHPDKNPGDASAEEKFKKAAEAYEVLSDPDKKSRYDQFGHQAFEGGGGFGGGFGGGGMNMDDIFSQFGDIFGGGGFGGGFGGGGGRQRRVKGSNLRIRVKLTLEEIANGVEKKIKVKRKIQAPGTTYKTCSTCNGSGQMTRITNTILGRMQTSTTCSTCGGAGQIIDRKPADADNQGLKVSEETVSIKIPAGVEDGMQLKVSGKGNEAPGNGVPGDLLVAIEEQDHPELQREGDNLHYDLYISFSEAALGASREIDTVSGKVRIKIEEGVQSGKILRLRGKGIPSINGYGKGDLLVHVNVWTPKTLNKEQKEFFERMAQDDHFRPSPDSKDKSFFEKVKDMFS; from the coding sequence ATGAAAGAAGATTTTTATGATATTTTAGGCCTTAGTAAAAACGCCACAGGAGCCGAAATTAAAAAAGCATATCGTAAAAAAGCGATAGAGTATCATCCAGATAAAAATCCGGGAGATGCTTCGGCAGAGGAGAAATTTAAGAAGGCAGCGGAGGCATACGAAGTATTAAGTGATCCTGATAAAAAATCCCGATACGATCAATTTGGACATCAAGCTTTTGAAGGCGGTGGTGGTTTCGGCGGCGGTTTCGGCGGTGGCGGAATGAATATGGACGACATATTTAGCCAGTTTGGAGATATTTTTGGTGGCGGTGGTTTTGGTGGCGGTTTCGGCGGCGGCGGCGGAAGACAACGTCGTGTAAAAGGAAGTAATCTGCGTATTCGTGTAAAACTTACATTAGAAGAGATTGCTAATGGAGTAGAGAAAAAAATCAAAGTAAAGCGTAAGATCCAGGCTCCCGGAACTACGTATAAAACGTGTTCGACTTGTAATGGTAGTGGTCAGATGACACGAATTACCAATACTATTCTGGGAAGAATGCAGACATCCACTACATGTTCTACTTGTGGAGGAGCTGGGCAGATTATAGATAGAAAACCTGCGGATGCAGATAATCAAGGTTTAAAAGTGTCCGAGGAAACCGTAAGTATAAAAATACCAGCAGGTGTAGAAGATGGTATGCAGCTTAAAGTTTCTGGAAAAGGAAATGAAGCACCAGGTAATGGTGTTCCAGGTGATCTTTTAGTGGCGATAGAAGAACAAGATCATCCAGAATTACAGCGTGAAGGAGATAACTTGCATTATGATCTATATATTAGTTTTTCTGAAGCAGCTTTAGGTGCGTCAAGAGAGATTGATACCGTATCTGGTAAAGTGCGCATTAAGATAGAAGAAGGAGTACAGAGCGGTAAAATACTTAGACTAAGAGGTAAAGGAATCCCTAGTATTAATGGCTATGGGAAAGGAGATCTTTTAGTACATGTAAATGTATGGACACCTAAAACATTAAATAAAGAACAAAAAGAGTTTTTTGAAAGAATGGCTCAGGACGATCACTTTAGACCTAGTCCAGATAGTAAAGACAAATCATTTTTTGAAAAAGTAAAAGACATGTTTTCATAA
- a CDS encoding ABC transporter ATP-binding protein yields the protein MTNLLEVQQATKRFGDFIALNNVSIKVPKGSIFGLLGPNGAGKTTLIRIINQITLPDTGSVFLDGEPLQSHHIKDIGYLPEERGLYKSMKVGEQALYLAQLKGLSKRDAKERLKYWFDKFDISHWWDKKIQELSKGMAQKVQFIVTVLHKPKLLIFDEPFSGFDPINANVIKDEILQLRDEGATVIFSTHRMESVEELCDHMALINKSNKILEGKVSDIKKEYKANIFEVGLLSENNRELQEALQNKFVTEPADFKTIEDQLKLKISLDKDASSNDLLRYLSERAQVVRFNEVIPSVNEIFIKTITENE from the coding sequence ATGACCAATCTTTTGGAGGTACAACAGGCAACAAAACGGTTTGGAGACTTTATAGCTCTAAACAATGTTTCTATTAAAGTGCCAAAAGGAAGTATTTTTGGATTACTAGGTCCTAATGGAGCTGGTAAAACAACCTTGATAAGAATTATTAATCAAATCACACTTCCGGATACAGGAAGTGTATTTCTGGATGGAGAACCATTACAATCACACCATATTAAAGATATTGGATATCTGCCGGAAGAAAGAGGTTTGTATAAATCTATGAAAGTAGGAGAACAGGCATTATACCTTGCCCAACTTAAAGGATTGAGTAAAAGAGATGCTAAAGAGCGACTTAAATATTGGTTTGATAAATTTGATATATCACATTGGTGGGATAAAAAAATACAAGAGCTCTCTAAGGGAATGGCTCAGAAGGTGCAATTTATTGTGACCGTATTGCATAAACCTAAGTTATTGATTTTTGATGAACCTTTTAGTGGGTTTGACCCTATCAATGCTAATGTGATCAAAGACGAAATTCTTCAATTACGCGATGAAGGTGCTACCGTAATTTTTTCTACCCATCGTATGGAAAGTGTAGAAGAATTATGTGATCACATGGCTTTGATCAATAAATCCAATAAAATATTAGAAGGAAAGGTATCTGATATCAAAAAAGAATACAAGGCAAATATATTCGAAGTAGGATTGTTGTCAGAAAACAATAGGGAATTACAAGAAGCTCTGCAAAATAAGTTTGTAACGGAACCTGCAGATTTTAAAACGATAGAAGATCAGCTAAAATTAAAAATATCATTGGATAAAGATGCTTCTTCTAATGATCTACTTAGATATTTATCCGAAAGAGCGCAGGTTGTTCGATTTAACGAGGTAATACCAAGTGTAAACGAAATATTCATTAAAACCATTACAGAAAATGAGTAG